A single Kwoniella bestiolae CBS 10118 chromosome 6, complete sequence DNA region contains:
- a CDS encoding phosphatidylserine decarboxylase produces the protein MIIRHSTRALTRASACTSTPLRSSLVQPVSIPRSFPSPLLSTSVRFNSNTPRQPYTPPEIKTKPTQQNSNGSQESSQGKPLKEKVAQAWSTPTRWYPIPLAFGALVLLVVQYRKSTRGDIEVEYQNEEGAVIKKNGKRVDGPWQVRVLGALPLRSLSQLWGYLNGLVLPVWFRPFGFKLYATIFGCNLDEVPKDLKEYESLGDFFYREMKEGQRPIADAPMVSPADGRVLHFGEIVGSRVEQVKGITYSLEALLGSESSLHGEAKSIPRKDKEGGEVVDDEHFANINDIPYSLSSLLGKGSGSENIEDKSFDDSTLPKTNEKEVDASHPTKGHELGHDASVAARLGTSALSNQTDSKGELPRLDQNNRLYFMVVYLAPGDYHRFHSPTTWVVERRRHFTGDLFSVSPYIANRMKDLFVLNERVALLGRWKHGFFSMVPVGATNVGSIKINFDETLRTNTRKITHPPHTYAEAVYSSASILKGQPLLAGEEMGGFKLGSTIVMVFEAPKNFIFDVEAGQKVKMGQVLGKFEEEGKE, from the exons aTGATCATCCGACATTCAACAAGAGCTCTCACAAGAGCATCAGCATGCACATCCACACCGCTCCGATCCTCCCTCGTACAACCAGTATCAATCCCCAGATCATTCCCTTCCCCGCTCCTCTCCACTTCAGTCCGATTCAACTCCAACACCCCCAGACAGCCATACACCCCACCTGAAATCAAGACCAAACCCACTCAGCAGAATAGCAATGGATCTCAAGAAAGCAGTCAAGGTAAACCACTGAAGG AAAAAGTAGCTCAAGCTTGGTCTACGCCTACTCGATGGTATCCTATTCCTCTCGCATTCGGCGCATTGGTCCTCCTAGTCGTGCAGTATCGTAAATCCACGAGGGGAGACATCGAAGTAGAGTACCAGAATGAAGAGGGAGCGGTGATCAAAAAGAATGGAAAGAGGGTGGATGGACCATGGCAG GTAAGAGTTCTCGGTGCTCTCCCCCTCCGATCATTATCCCAATTATGGGGATACCTCAACGGCCTCGTCCTACCAGTGTGGTTCCGACCCTTCGGCTTCAAGCTGTATGCTACGATCTTCGGATGTAACTTGGATGAAGTACCGAAAGATCTAAAGGAGTATGAGAGTCTAGGTGATTTCTTCTATagggagatgaaagagggtCAAAGGCCTATCGCGGACGCTCCCATG GTATCTCCAGCAGACGGTCGAGTACTCCACTTCGGCGAGATAGTCGGTTCCCGCGTAGAACAAGTCAAAGGCATAACCTATTCTCTGGAAGCTCTCCTGGGATCCGAATCATCCCTACACGGGGAGGCCAAGTCCATCCCTCGAAAGGATAAAGAAGGGGGCGAAGTGGTAGACGACGAGCATTTCGCCAATATCAACGATATCCCTtattccctttcctccctatTGGGTAAGGGAAGTGGATCAGAGAATATCGAAGATAAATCATTCGACGATTCGACCCTACCCAAAACCaacgagaaggaagtggaCGCTTCTCACCCTACGAAAGGACATGAGCTGGGCCACGATGCGTCGGTAGCTGCTCGGCTTGGTACTTCCGCGCTATCCAATCAGACCGACTCTAAAGGCGAATTACCAAGACTCGACCAGAATAATAGATTGTACTTTATGGTGGTATACCTCGCTCCGGGTGATTATCATCGATTCCATTCACCCACCACATGGGTCGTAGAGCGTCGACGACATTTCACCGGTGATCTCTTTTCAGTGTCACCGTATATTGCCAATCGGATGAAagacctcttcgtcctcaaTGAGAGAGTAGCCTTACTGGGAAGATGGAAACATGGTTTCTTCAGTATGGTACCCGTAGGAGCAACCAATGTCGgatcaatcaagatcaattTTGACGAAACGCTCCGAACGAATACTAGGAAAATcactcatccacctcatacCTATGCTGAGGCTGTTTATTCATCGGCGTCGATTCTGAAGGGACAGCCGCTCTTGGctggagaggagatgggagggTTCAAGCTTGGTAGTACTATTGTGATGGTGTTTGAGGCGCCGAAGAATTTCATATTCGACGTCGAGGCTGGacagaaggtgaagatggggCAGGTATTGGggaagtttgaggaggaggggaaggagtgA